From the genome of Pseudomonas sp. AB6, one region includes:
- the lon gene encoding endopeptidase La, producing MKTTIELPLLPLRDVVVYPHMVIPLFVGREKSIEALEAAMTGDKQILLLAQRNPADDDPGEEALYSVGTVATVLQLLKLPDGTVKVLVEGEQRGTVERFIEVDGHCRAEVALIEEVDAPDRESEVFVRSLLAQFEQYVQLGKKVPAEVLSSLNSIDEPGRLVDTMSAHMALKIEQKQEILEIVDLSERVEHVLALLDAEIDLLQVEKRIRGRVKKQMERSQREYYLNEQMKAIQKELGDSDESHNEIEDLKKRIDAAGLPKDALTKALAELNKLKQMSPMSAEATVVRSYIDWLVQVPWKAQSKVRLDLARAEDILDADHYGLDEVKERILEYLAVQKRVKKIRGPVLCLVGPPGVGKTSLAESIAHATNRKFVRMALGGVRDEAEIRGHRRTYIGSMPGRLIQKMTKVGVRNPLFLLDEIDKMGSDMRGDPASALLEVLDPEQNHAFNDHYLEVDYDLSDVMFLCTANSMNIPAALLDRMEVIRLPGYTEDEKINIAVKYLSPKQIQANGLKKGEIEFDEEAIRDIVRYYTREAGVRSLERQIAKICRKAVKEHALEKRFSIRVTAEMLEDFLGVRKFRYGLAEVQDQIGQVTGLAWTQVGGELLTIEAAVVPGKGQLIKTGSLGDVMVESITAALTVVRSRAKSLGIPLDFHEKRDTHIHMPEGATPKDGPSAGVGMCTALVSALTQIPVRADVAMTGEITLRGQVLAIGGLKEKLLAAHRGGIKTVIIPEENVRDLKEIPDNIKRDLQIKPVKWIDEVLQIALQYAPQPLPDVAPELVAKDEKRESDAKGRISTH from the coding sequence ATGAAGACAACCATCGAATTGCCTCTCTTGCCATTGCGTGATGTTGTGGTTTATCCGCATATGGTTATCCCGCTGTTTGTGGGACGTGAGAAGTCTATCGAAGCCCTTGAGGCCGCGATGACCGGTGACAAGCAAATTCTCTTGCTTGCTCAGAGAAATCCCGCAGATGACGATCCAGGTGAAGAGGCGCTTTATAGCGTCGGCACTGTTGCAACGGTATTGCAGTTGCTCAAACTGCCTGACGGCACCGTCAAGGTGCTGGTTGAAGGTGAGCAGCGTGGAACCGTCGAGCGCTTCATCGAGGTTGACGGTCATTGCCGCGCTGAAGTAGCGCTGATCGAAGAGGTGGATGCACCCGATCGCGAGTCCGAAGTGTTTGTGCGTAGCCTGCTGGCTCAGTTCGAACAATACGTGCAGTTGGGCAAAAAAGTGCCCGCTGAAGTTCTGTCTTCGCTTAACAGTATTGATGAACCAGGTCGCCTGGTAGACACCATGTCCGCGCACATGGCGTTGAAAATCGAACAGAAACAGGAAATTTTGGAGATCGTTGATCTTTCTGAGCGTGTCGAGCACGTGTTGGCGTTACTGGACGCTGAGATAGATCTGCTGCAGGTTGAGAAACGCATACGTGGCCGCGTCAAAAAGCAGATGGAACGCAGCCAGCGGGAGTATTACCTGAATGAGCAGATGAAGGCTATTCAGAAAGAATTGGGCGACAGTGATGAAAGTCATAATGAAATCGAAGATCTTAAAAAGCGCATCGATGCGGCCGGTTTGCCCAAGGATGCCCTGACCAAAGCCCTGGCTGAGCTGAACAAGCTCAAGCAGATGTCGCCGATGTCCGCTGAAGCCACGGTGGTTCGTTCTTACATCGATTGGCTGGTGCAAGTGCCGTGGAAGGCGCAGAGCAAGGTGCGTTTGGACTTGGCCCGCGCGGAGGATATTCTTGATGCCGACCACTACGGTCTGGATGAAGTCAAAGAACGCATCCTCGAATACCTCGCTGTTCAAAAGCGCGTGAAGAAGATCCGTGGCCCGGTGCTTTGTCTGGTGGGTCCCCCTGGTGTAGGTAAAACTTCCCTAGCGGAGTCGATTGCCCATGCAACTAATCGTAAATTCGTACGAATGGCGTTGGGTGGTGTGCGTGATGAAGCTGAGATCCGTGGTCACCGCCGGACGTATATCGGTTCGATGCCAGGAAGGTTGATACAGAAGATGACAAAGGTGGGCGTTCGCAACCCGCTGTTCTTGCTTGATGAAATCGACAAAATGGGCAGTGACATGCGTGGCGATCCCGCTTCGGCATTGCTTGAAGTGCTTGACCCAGAGCAGAACCACGCCTTCAACGACCATTATCTGGAAGTCGATTACGACCTTTCCGATGTGATGTTCCTGTGCACGGCGAACTCGATGAATATACCTGCAGCCTTGTTGGACCGGATGGAGGTCATCCGCCTGCCTGGCTACACTGAAGATGAAAAAATTAACATTGCGGTCAAATATTTATCGCCTAAACAGATTCAGGCTAATGGCCTGAAGAAAGGCGAAATCGAGTTTGACGAAGAAGCTATCCGTGACATCGTGCGTTATTACACTCGCGAGGCTGGGGTGCGGAGTCTGGAGCGGCAAATAGCGAAAATTTGCCGCAAGGCCGTTAAAGAACATGCGCTAGAAAAACGTTTCTCGATTCGGGTAACCGCTGAAATGCTCGAGGATTTCCTTGGCGTTCGCAAATTCCGATACGGTTTGGCTGAAGTTCAGGACCAAATCGGTCAGGTAACCGGCCTGGCTTGGACTCAAGTGGGGGGCGAATTGCTGACCATTGAAGCAGCCGTTGTTCCAGGTAAAGGACAACTCATAAAGACCGGTTCACTGGGTGACGTTATGGTTGAATCCATCACGGCTGCGCTGACGGTTGTGCGCAGTCGAGCCAAAAGTTTGGGAATCCCTCTGGACTTCCATGAGAAGCGCGACACTCATATCCACATGCCGGAAGGGGCGACCCCTAAAGACGGTCCTAGCGCAGGCGTAGGCATGTGCACGGCACTTGTTTCAGCTCTTACACAGATACCCGTGCGTGCTGACGTGGCAATGACGGGTGAAATTACCCTGCGGGGGCAGGTTTTAGCCATCGGCGGTTTGAAGGAAAAGCTGCTAGCGGCTCACCGAGGCGGGATCAAAACAGTGATTATCCCTGAGGAGAACGTACGGGATTTGAAGGAGATTCCGGACAATATCAAACGGGACTTGCAGATTAAACCGGTTAAATGGATTGACGAGGTCCTGCAAATTGCGCTGCAATACGCGCCACAGCCCTTGCCAGATGTGGCTCCTGAACTGGTAGCCAAGGATGAAAAGCGTGAGTCTGACGCTAAGGGCAGAATTAGCACGCATTAG
- a CDS encoding HU family DNA-binding protein, which yields MNKSELIDAIAASADIPKAAAGRALDAVIESVTGALKAGDSVVLVGFGTFSVTDRPARIGRNPQTGKTLEIAAAKKPGFKAGKALKEAVN from the coding sequence GTGAACAAGTCGGAACTGATTGATGCTATCGCTGCATCTGCTGATATCCCGAAAGCTGCTGCTGGCCGTGCGCTGGACGCAGTAATCGAATCCGTCACTGGCGCTCTTAAGGCTGGCGACTCCGTTGTACTGGTAGGTTTCGGTACGTTCTCCGTAACTGACCGTCCTGCTCGTATCGGTCGCAACCCTCAAACCGGTAAGACGCTAGAAATTGCAGCGGCTAAAAAGCCAGGTTTCAAAGCCGGCAAAGCGCTGAAAGAAGCTGTTAACTAA
- a CDS encoding SurA N-terminal domain-containing protein: MLQNIRDNSQGWIAKTIIGVIVALMALTGFDALFRATSTSQDAAKVNGEEITQSELSQAVEIQRRQLAQQLGKDFDPALLDEKMLHDSALKGLVDRKLLLESAADSKFGFSEAALDQQILQTPEFQVDGKFNPDRFDQVIRQLGFSRLQFRQMMAQEMLIGQVRAGMAGSSFVTNAQVDAFARLEKQTRDLATLTFAPDMAAAKVTDAEVKAHYDEHAKEFMSPEQVVLDFIELKKSAFFDQVEVKDADLQAAYQKEIGNLAEQRRAAHILIEVNDKMTDAQAKAKIEEIQKRLVKGEDFAALAKEFSQDFGSSSKGGDLGYAGEGVYDPAFEKALYDLKKDQVSAPVRSSFGWHLIKLLGVEAPSVPSFASLKSKLTHELKSQQVEQRYVDATKKLEDSAFEASDLTQPAQELGLKVQTAAPFGREGGEGITANRAVIQAAFSREVLEDGSNSAALELDPETAVVVRVREHRQPEQLPLESVAGSIRTQLMKNHASDAVKVKGEALLAGLRDGKVPFAVKQDGQSWKVLEAVSRSQEGVDPAVLQALFRMPKPEGKGKPVYKSLKTADGSFVILRLNGVNQAAAPTDEEKVQYRRFLASRAGQQDFAAYRAQLESQAKIKRY, translated from the coding sequence ATGCTGCAGAATATCAGGGATAACTCCCAAGGCTGGATTGCCAAGACAATCATTGGCGTCATCGTGGCGCTCATGGCATTGACCGGCTTCGATGCGCTTTTTCGGGCTACGAGCACCAGTCAGGATGCTGCCAAGGTCAATGGCGAAGAGATCACTCAAAGCGAGCTGAGCCAGGCGGTTGAGATACAGCGTCGACAGCTCGCGCAACAGCTGGGCAAGGATTTCGATCCTGCACTTCTGGACGAAAAAATGTTGCACGACTCGGCCCTTAAAGGCTTGGTTGATCGCAAGCTGTTGCTTGAAAGCGCCGCCGATTCCAAATTCGGTTTCTCCGAAGCAGCGCTGGATCAACAGATTTTGCAGACACCTGAGTTTCAGGTGGACGGCAAATTTAATCCTGACCGCTTCGATCAGGTTATCCGCCAGTTAGGCTTTAGCCGTTTGCAGTTCCGCCAGATGATGGCTCAGGAAATGTTGATTGGTCAGGTGCGCGCCGGTATGGCGGGCAGCAGTTTCGTAACCAACGCCCAGGTTGACGCGTTCGCCCGTCTGGAAAAGCAGACACGTGATCTCGCCACGTTGACGTTTGCTCCTGATATGGCGGCGGCAAAAGTGACCGATGCTGAAGTCAAAGCGCACTACGATGAGCACGCCAAAGAGTTCATGAGCCCAGAGCAGGTCGTGCTGGATTTCATTGAATTGAAGAAGTCCGCCTTCTTTGATCAGGTTGAAGTCAAGGACGCCGATTTGCAGGCAGCGTATCAGAAAGAAATCGGCAACCTCGCCGAGCAGCGCCGTGCTGCGCATATTCTGATCGAAGTGAACGACAAGATGACCGATGCCCAAGCCAAGGCCAAGATAGAAGAGATTCAAAAGCGCTTGGTAAAAGGTGAAGATTTTGCGGCGTTGGCCAAAGAGTTCTCACAGGATTTCGGTTCATCCAGTAAAGGCGGGGACTTGGGTTACGCAGGTGAGGGTGTTTACGATCCCGCGTTTGAAAAAGCATTGTATGACCTGAAGAAAGACCAGGTGTCTGCTCCGGTGCGCAGCAGTTTCGGCTGGCACTTGATCAAGCTGTTGGGTGTTGAAGCCCCGTCTGTTCCGAGTTTCGCCAGTTTGAAAAGCAAGCTGACCCATGAGCTGAAATCGCAGCAGGTTGAGCAGCGTTATGTTGATGCAACCAAAAAGCTTGAAGATTCGGCGTTCGAGGCGTCGGATCTGACGCAGCCAGCCCAAGAGCTGGGGTTGAAAGTGCAAACTGCTGCGCCGTTCGGTCGTGAAGGCGGCGAAGGTATTACAGCTAACCGCGCGGTGATCCAGGCTGCGTTTAGTCGGGAAGTGCTTGAGGATGGCTCCAACAGTGCCGCTCTTGAGCTTGATCCGGAAACGGCTGTAGTGGTGCGGGTCAGGGAGCACCGCCAGCCAGAGCAGTTGCCGTTGGAGAGCGTTGCTGGCAGCATTCGTACGCAGTTGATGAAGAATCACGCCAGCGATGCAGTCAAGGTCAAAGGCGAAGCCTTGTTGGCCGGCCTGCGCGACGGCAAGGTACCGTTTGCGGTAAAGCAGGATGGCCAAAGCTGGAAAGTGCTTGAGGCCGTGAGCCGCAGTCAGGAAGGTGTTGATCCTGCGGTGCTGCAAGCGCTTTTCCGTATGCCTAAGCCAGAAGGTAAAGGTAAGCCGGTCTACAAAAGCCTTAAAACTGCTGACGGTAGCTTCGTGATCTTGCGCCTTAACGGTGTCAATCAAGCCGCAGCGCCGACAGATGAAGAAAAGGTTCAGTACCGCCGCTTCCTCGCTTCGCGCGCGGGTCAGCAAGATTTTGCTGCTTACCGTGCACAATTGGAAAGCCAAGCCAAGATCAAACGTTACTAA